One segment of Meleagris gallopavo isolate NT-WF06-2002-E0010 breed Aviagen turkey brand Nicholas breeding stock chromosome 8, Turkey_5.1, whole genome shotgun sequence DNA contains the following:
- the JAKMIP3 gene encoding janus kinase and microtubule-interacting protein 3 isoform X4 — MSRRGSSRARPDALAALQAANEELRAKLTDIQIELQQEKSKVSKLEREKNQEVKQIKEHEQHKSTVVVTELKVKLHEEKMKELQAVREALLRQHEAELLRVIKIKDNEIQRLQALLTAVRDGAPDKVKTVLLTEAKEEAKRGFEVEKIKMQQEISELKGAKKQVEEALTMVIQADKIKAAEIRSVYHLHQEEITRIKRECEREIRRLMEEIKFKDRAVYVLERELGVQAGHAQRLQLQKEALDEQLSQIKESDRHLGSPKRELPYASGAGDASDHSGSPEQQLDEKDARRFQLKIAELSAIIRKLEDRNALLSEERNELLKRLREAESQYKPILDKNKRLSRKNEELSHALRRMENKLKFVTQENIAMRQRAGAMRRPSSLNDLDHSQEEREVDLLRLQIIEQQNIIDELSKTLETAGYVKSVMERDKLLRYRKQRKKMTRIPKPVVETFFGYDEEASLESDGSSISYQTDRTDQTPCTPEDDLEEGMAKEETELRFRQLTMEYQALQRAYALLQEQVGGTLDAEREVKTREQLQAEIHRSQAQIEDLEKALAEQGQDMKWIEEKQALYRRNQELVEKIKQMEAEEARLKHDVQDVKDQNELLEFRILELEERERRSPAINFHHVPFTEGKSPLQVYCEAEGVTDIVVAELMKKLDILGDNANLTNEEQVVVIQARTVLTLAEKWLQQIEVTESALQQKMLDLENEKELFSKQKGYLDEELDFRKQSLDQAHKQILELEAMLYDALQQEAGAKISELLSEEEKEKLKSAVEQWKRQVMSELRERDAQILRERMELVQHAQQRIKELEERIEGQKRQIKELEEKPTDETGISSTVANWKMALVAKTEKETLQCQETQIYLVFCCWRWRSKPYDPFRLKMNQAAWELLHRWGLHR; from the exons ATGTCGAGGAGGGGCAGCAGCCGCGCCAGGCCCGACGCCTTGGCTGCCCTGCAGGCCGCCAACGAGGAGCTGCGGGCCAAGCTCACCGACATCCAGATCGAGCTCCAGCAGGAGAAGAGCAAG GTCAGCAAGttggagagagagaagaatcAGGAGGTGAAGCAAATCAAAGAGCACGAACAGCACAAAAGCACAGTGGTGGTCACAGAGCTCAAAGTCAAACTTCACgaagagaaaatgaaggagCTCCAAGCTGTTCGGGAAGCGCTTCTGAGACAGCACGAGGCCGAACTGCTTAgagtaataaaaattaaagataacGAAATCCAGAGACTCCAGGCCCTGCTGACTGCTGTGCGCGACGGGGCTCCTGACAAGGTGAAAACCGTGCTGCTCACAGAGGCCAAGGAGGAGGCCAAGAGGGGCTTTGAggtagagaaaataaaaatgcagcaggaaATTTCGGAACTTAAGGGGGCCAAGAAACAAGTGGAGGAGGCTCTGACTATGGTCATCCAAGCTGACAAAATTAAAGCCGCAGAGATAAGGAGTGTGTATCACCTGCACCAAGAGGAAATCACCAGAATTAAGAGGGAGTGTGAGAGAGAAATTCGCAGGCTG ATGGAGGAGATTAAGTTTAAAGACAGAGCAGTCTACGTGCTGGAAAGAGAGTTAGGGGTTCAAGCCGGGCATGCCCAGAGACTGCAGCTCCAAAAGGAGGCTTTAGATGAACAACTGTCCCAGATCAAAGAGTCTGACCGGCACCTGGGCAGCCCCAAGCGGGAACTTCCTTATGCAAGTGGTGCAGGAGACGCTTCAGATCATTCGGGAAGCCCC GAACAGCAGTTGGATGAAAAGGATGCCCGGCGCTTCCAACTGAAAATCGCCGAGCTGAGCGCGATCATCAGGAAGCTGGAGGACCGCAATGCGCTGCTGTCGGAGGAGAGGAACGAGCTG ttaaaacGTCTCAGAGAAGCTGAAAGTCAGTACAAGCCCATCCTGGACAAAAACAAACGCCTCAGCAGGAAGAATGAAGAGCTGTCACACGCCTTACGTcgaatggaaaataaattaaaatttgtaACACAGGAAAACATAGCAATG AGGCAAAGAGCAGGAGCGATGCGGAGACCGAGCTCCTTAAATGACCTCGACCACAGccaggaagaaagagaagtggATCTCCTGAGACTACAAATCATCGAACAGCAGAATATCATTGATGAGCTCTCCAAG accCTGGAAACTGCTGGCTATGTGAAGAGTGTCATG GAACGTGATAAGCTGTTAAGGTataggaagcaaagaaaaaaaatgacaagaatTCCTAAg CCGGTGGTGGAGACGTTTTTCGGCTATGATGAAGAAGCCTCCTTGGAGTCTGATGGTTCCTCTATCTCATATCAAACGGATCGGACGGACCAGACCCCGTGCACCCCTGAAGATGACCTGGAAGAG GGCATGGCCAAAGAAGAGACAGAACTGCGGTTCCGGCAGCTGACGATGGAGTACCAGGCTCTGCAGCGCGCATACGCCCTATTGCAGGAACAGGTCGGAGGAACATTGGATGCAGAGCGAGAAGTTAAG ACACGTGAGCAGCTCCAAGCAGAGATACACCGATCCCAGGCTCAGATAGAGGACCTGGAAAAGGCCCTGGCGGAGCAGGGGCAG GACATGAAGTGGATTGAGGAGAAGCAAGCACTGTACAGAAGGAACCAGGAACTTGTGGAAAAG ataaaacaaatggaagcaGAGGAGGCTCGCCTGAAGCACGATGTGCAGGATGTCAAAGACCAGAACGAGCTCCTGGAGTTCAGGATCCTGGAGCTGGAG gagagagaaagaagatcGCCTGCTATCAACTTCCACCACGTTCCCTTCACGGAGGGGAAAAGCCCTCTCCAGGTTTACTGCGAGGCAGAAGGTGTCACA GACATAGTAGTGGCAGAGCTGATGAAAAAATTGGACATTTTAGGGGATAACGCC AACCTGACCAACGAGGAGCAAGTGGTTGTCATACAAGCAAGGACAGTTCTCACGTTGGCTGAAAAG TGGCTCCAGCAGATTGAGGTGACCGAGTCCGCACTGCAGCAGAAGATGCTGGATCTGGAGAATGAAAAG GAGCTGTTCAGCAAGCAGAAGGGCtacctggatgaggagctggaCTTCAGGAAGCAGTCCTTGGACCAGGCGCACAAG CAAATTCTGGAATTAGAAGCCATGCTCTATGATGCCCTGCAGCAAGAAGCTGGAGCCAAAATTTCCGAACTTCTttcagaagaggagaaagagaaactgaagagcGCAGTAGAGCAGTGGAAGCGCCAGGTGATGAGCGAGCTGCGGGAGAGGGATGCCCAAATCCTGCGCGAGCGCATGGAGCTCGTCCAGCATGCCCAGCAG AGAATTAAAGAGCTAGAAGAAAGAATTGAAGGccaaaaaagacaaataaaagagTTAGAGGAAAAG ccTACTGATGAAACTGGAATTTCTTCTACTGTTGCTAACTGGAAGATGGCATTGGTTGccaagacagaaaaagagacaTTGCAATGTCAAGAAACCCAAATATATCTTGTATTTtgctgctggagatggaggAGCAAGCCTTATGACCCTTTCAGACTGAAGATGAACCAGGCTGCGTGGGAACTTCTGCACAGGTGGGGTCTGCACCGCTGA
- the JAKMIP3 gene encoding janus kinase and microtubule-interacting protein 3 isoform X9, translating to MSRRGSSRARPDALAALQAANEELRAKLTDIQIELQQEKSKVSKLEREKNQEVKQIKEHEQHKSTVVVTELKVKLHEEKMKELQAVREALLRQHEAELLRVIKIKDNEIQRLQALLTAVRDGAPDKVKTVLLTEAKEEAKRGFEVEKIKMQQEISELKGAKKQVEEALTMVIQADKIKAAEIRSVYHLHQEEITRIKRECEREIRRLQLDEKDARRFQLKIAELSAIIRKLEDRNALLSEERNELLKRLREAESQYKPILDKNKRLSRKNEELSHALRRMENKLKFVTQENIAMRQRAGAMRRPSSLNDLDHSQEEREVDLLRLQIIEQQNIIDELSKTLETAGYVKSVMERDKLLRYRKQRKKMTRIPKKPVVETFFGYDEEASLESDGSSISYQTDRTDQTPCTPEDDLEEGMAKEETELRFRQLTMEYQALQRAYALLQEQVGGTLDAEREVKTREQLQAEIHRSQAQIEDLEKALAEQGQDMKWIEEKQALYRRNQELVEKIKQMEAEEARLKHDVQDVKDQNELLEFRILELEERERRSPAINFHHVPFTEGKSPLQVYCEAEGVTDIVVAELMKKLDILGDNAVSNLTNEEQVVVIQARTVLTLAEKWLQQIEVTESALQQKMLDLENEKELFSKQKGYLDEELDFRKQSLDQAHKQILELEAMLYDALQQEAGAKISELLSEEEKEKLKSAVEQWKRQVMSELRERDAQILRERMELVQHAQQRIKELEERIEGQKRQIKELEEKPTDETGISSTVANWKMALVAKTEKETLQCQETQIYLVFCCWRWRSKPYDPFRLKMNQAAWELLHRWGLHR from the exons ATGTCGAGGAGGGGCAGCAGCCGCGCCAGGCCCGACGCCTTGGCTGCCCTGCAGGCCGCCAACGAGGAGCTGCGGGCCAAGCTCACCGACATCCAGATCGAGCTCCAGCAGGAGAAGAGCAAG GTCAGCAAGttggagagagagaagaatcAGGAGGTGAAGCAAATCAAAGAGCACGAACAGCACAAAAGCACAGTGGTGGTCACAGAGCTCAAAGTCAAACTTCACgaagagaaaatgaaggagCTCCAAGCTGTTCGGGAAGCGCTTCTGAGACAGCACGAGGCCGAACTGCTTAgagtaataaaaattaaagataacGAAATCCAGAGACTCCAGGCCCTGCTGACTGCTGTGCGCGACGGGGCTCCTGACAAGGTGAAAACCGTGCTGCTCACAGAGGCCAAGGAGGAGGCCAAGAGGGGCTTTGAggtagagaaaataaaaatgcagcaggaaATTTCGGAACTTAAGGGGGCCAAGAAACAAGTGGAGGAGGCTCTGACTATGGTCATCCAAGCTGACAAAATTAAAGCCGCAGAGATAAGGAGTGTGTATCACCTGCACCAAGAGGAAATCACCAGAATTAAGAGGGAGTGTGAGAGAGAAATTCGCAGGCTG CAGTTGGATGAAAAGGATGCCCGGCGCTTCCAACTGAAAATCGCCGAGCTGAGCGCGATCATCAGGAAGCTGGAGGACCGCAATGCGCTGCTGTCGGAGGAGAGGAACGAGCTG ttaaaacGTCTCAGAGAAGCTGAAAGTCAGTACAAGCCCATCCTGGACAAAAACAAACGCCTCAGCAGGAAGAATGAAGAGCTGTCACACGCCTTACGTcgaatggaaaataaattaaaatttgtaACACAGGAAAACATAGCAATG AGGCAAAGAGCAGGAGCGATGCGGAGACCGAGCTCCTTAAATGACCTCGACCACAGccaggaagaaagagaagtggATCTCCTGAGACTACAAATCATCGAACAGCAGAATATCATTGATGAGCTCTCCAAG accCTGGAAACTGCTGGCTATGTGAAGAGTGTCATG GAACGTGATAAGCTGTTAAGGTataggaagcaaagaaaaaaaatgacaagaatTCCTAAg AAGCCGGTGGTGGAGACGTTTTTCGGCTATGATGAAGAAGCCTCCTTGGAGTCTGATGGTTCCTCTATCTCATATCAAACGGATCGGACGGACCAGACCCCGTGCACCCCTGAAGATGACCTGGAAGAG GGCATGGCCAAAGAAGAGACAGAACTGCGGTTCCGGCAGCTGACGATGGAGTACCAGGCTCTGCAGCGCGCATACGCCCTATTGCAGGAACAGGTCGGAGGAACATTGGATGCAGAGCGAGAAGTTAAG ACACGTGAGCAGCTCCAAGCAGAGATACACCGATCCCAGGCTCAGATAGAGGACCTGGAAAAGGCCCTGGCGGAGCAGGGGCAG GACATGAAGTGGATTGAGGAGAAGCAAGCACTGTACAGAAGGAACCAGGAACTTGTGGAAAAG ataaaacaaatggaagcaGAGGAGGCTCGCCTGAAGCACGATGTGCAGGATGTCAAAGACCAGAACGAGCTCCTGGAGTTCAGGATCCTGGAGCTGGAG gagagagaaagaagatcGCCTGCTATCAACTTCCACCACGTTCCCTTCACGGAGGGGAAAAGCCCTCTCCAGGTTTACTGCGAGGCAGAAGGTGTCACA GACATAGTAGTGGCAGAGCTGATGAAAAAATTGGACATTTTAGGGGATAACGCCGTAAGT AACCTGACCAACGAGGAGCAAGTGGTTGTCATACAAGCAAGGACAGTTCTCACGTTGGCTGAAAAG TGGCTCCAGCAGATTGAGGTGACCGAGTCCGCACTGCAGCAGAAGATGCTGGATCTGGAGAATGAAAAG GAGCTGTTCAGCAAGCAGAAGGGCtacctggatgaggagctggaCTTCAGGAAGCAGTCCTTGGACCAGGCGCACAAG CAAATTCTGGAATTAGAAGCCATGCTCTATGATGCCCTGCAGCAAGAAGCTGGAGCCAAAATTTCCGAACTTCTttcagaagaggagaaagagaaactgaagagcGCAGTAGAGCAGTGGAAGCGCCAGGTGATGAGCGAGCTGCGGGAGAGGGATGCCCAAATCCTGCGCGAGCGCATGGAGCTCGTCCAGCATGCCCAGCAG AGAATTAAAGAGCTAGAAGAAAGAATTGAAGGccaaaaaagacaaataaaagagTTAGAGGAAAAG ccTACTGATGAAACTGGAATTTCTTCTACTGTTGCTAACTGGAAGATGGCATTGGTTGccaagacagaaaaagagacaTTGCAATGTCAAGAAACCCAAATATATCTTGTATTTtgctgctggagatggaggAGCAAGCCTTATGACCCTTTCAGACTGAAGATGAACCAGGCTGCGTGGGAACTTCTGCACAGGTGGGGTCTGCACCGCTGA
- the JAKMIP3 gene encoding janus kinase and microtubule-interacting protein 3 isoform X1 yields MSRRGSSRARPDALAALQAANEELRAKLTDIQIELQQEKSKVSKLEREKNQEVKQIKEHEQHKSTVVVTELKVKLHEEKMKELQAVREALLRQHEAELLRVIKIKDNEIQRLQALLTAVRDGAPDKVKTVLLTEAKEEAKRGFEVEKIKMQQEISELKGAKKQVEEALTMVIQADKIKAAEIRSVYHLHQEEITRIKRECEREIRRLMEEIKFKDRAVYVLERELGVQAGHAQRLQLQKEALDEQLSQIKESDRHLGSPKRELPYASGAGDASDHSGSPEQQLDEKDARRFQLKIAELSAIIRKLEDRNALLSEERNELLKRLREAESQYKPILDKNKRLSRKNEELSHALRRMENKLKFVTQENIAMRQRAGAMRRPSSLNDLDHSQEEREVDLLRLQIIEQQNIIDELSKTLETAGYVKSVMERDKLLRYRKQRKKMTRIPKKPVVETFFGYDEEASLESDGSSISYQTDRTDQTPCTPEDDLEEGMAKEETELRFRQLTMEYQALQRAYALLQEQVGGTLDAEREVKTREQLQAEIHRSQAQIEDLEKALAEQGQDMKWIEEKQALYRRNQELVEKIKQMEAEEARLKHDVQDVKDQNELLEFRILELEERERRSPAINFHHVPFTEGKSPLQVYCEAEGVTDIVVAELMKKLDILGDNAVSNLTNEEQVVVIQARTVLTLAEKWLQQIEVTESALQQKMLDLENEKELFSKQKGYLDEELDFRKQSLDQAHKQILELEAMLYDALQQEAGAKISELLSEEEKEKLKSAVEQWKRQVMSELRERDAQILRERMELVQHAQQRIKELEERIEGQKRQIKELEEKPTDETGISSTVANWKMALVAKTEKETLQCQETQIYLVFCCWRWRSKPYDPFRLKMNQAAWELLHRWGLHR; encoded by the exons ATGTCGAGGAGGGGCAGCAGCCGCGCCAGGCCCGACGCCTTGGCTGCCCTGCAGGCCGCCAACGAGGAGCTGCGGGCCAAGCTCACCGACATCCAGATCGAGCTCCAGCAGGAGAAGAGCAAG GTCAGCAAGttggagagagagaagaatcAGGAGGTGAAGCAAATCAAAGAGCACGAACAGCACAAAAGCACAGTGGTGGTCACAGAGCTCAAAGTCAAACTTCACgaagagaaaatgaaggagCTCCAAGCTGTTCGGGAAGCGCTTCTGAGACAGCACGAGGCCGAACTGCTTAgagtaataaaaattaaagataacGAAATCCAGAGACTCCAGGCCCTGCTGACTGCTGTGCGCGACGGGGCTCCTGACAAGGTGAAAACCGTGCTGCTCACAGAGGCCAAGGAGGAGGCCAAGAGGGGCTTTGAggtagagaaaataaaaatgcagcaggaaATTTCGGAACTTAAGGGGGCCAAGAAACAAGTGGAGGAGGCTCTGACTATGGTCATCCAAGCTGACAAAATTAAAGCCGCAGAGATAAGGAGTGTGTATCACCTGCACCAAGAGGAAATCACCAGAATTAAGAGGGAGTGTGAGAGAGAAATTCGCAGGCTG ATGGAGGAGATTAAGTTTAAAGACAGAGCAGTCTACGTGCTGGAAAGAGAGTTAGGGGTTCAAGCCGGGCATGCCCAGAGACTGCAGCTCCAAAAGGAGGCTTTAGATGAACAACTGTCCCAGATCAAAGAGTCTGACCGGCACCTGGGCAGCCCCAAGCGGGAACTTCCTTATGCAAGTGGTGCAGGAGACGCTTCAGATCATTCGGGAAGCCCC GAACAGCAGTTGGATGAAAAGGATGCCCGGCGCTTCCAACTGAAAATCGCCGAGCTGAGCGCGATCATCAGGAAGCTGGAGGACCGCAATGCGCTGCTGTCGGAGGAGAGGAACGAGCTG ttaaaacGTCTCAGAGAAGCTGAAAGTCAGTACAAGCCCATCCTGGACAAAAACAAACGCCTCAGCAGGAAGAATGAAGAGCTGTCACACGCCTTACGTcgaatggaaaataaattaaaatttgtaACACAGGAAAACATAGCAATG AGGCAAAGAGCAGGAGCGATGCGGAGACCGAGCTCCTTAAATGACCTCGACCACAGccaggaagaaagagaagtggATCTCCTGAGACTACAAATCATCGAACAGCAGAATATCATTGATGAGCTCTCCAAG accCTGGAAACTGCTGGCTATGTGAAGAGTGTCATG GAACGTGATAAGCTGTTAAGGTataggaagcaaagaaaaaaaatgacaagaatTCCTAAg AAGCCGGTGGTGGAGACGTTTTTCGGCTATGATGAAGAAGCCTCCTTGGAGTCTGATGGTTCCTCTATCTCATATCAAACGGATCGGACGGACCAGACCCCGTGCACCCCTGAAGATGACCTGGAAGAG GGCATGGCCAAAGAAGAGACAGAACTGCGGTTCCGGCAGCTGACGATGGAGTACCAGGCTCTGCAGCGCGCATACGCCCTATTGCAGGAACAGGTCGGAGGAACATTGGATGCAGAGCGAGAAGTTAAG ACACGTGAGCAGCTCCAAGCAGAGATACACCGATCCCAGGCTCAGATAGAGGACCTGGAAAAGGCCCTGGCGGAGCAGGGGCAG GACATGAAGTGGATTGAGGAGAAGCAAGCACTGTACAGAAGGAACCAGGAACTTGTGGAAAAG ataaaacaaatggaagcaGAGGAGGCTCGCCTGAAGCACGATGTGCAGGATGTCAAAGACCAGAACGAGCTCCTGGAGTTCAGGATCCTGGAGCTGGAG gagagagaaagaagatcGCCTGCTATCAACTTCCACCACGTTCCCTTCACGGAGGGGAAAAGCCCTCTCCAGGTTTACTGCGAGGCAGAAGGTGTCACA GACATAGTAGTGGCAGAGCTGATGAAAAAATTGGACATTTTAGGGGATAACGCCGTAAGT AACCTGACCAACGAGGAGCAAGTGGTTGTCATACAAGCAAGGACAGTTCTCACGTTGGCTGAAAAG TGGCTCCAGCAGATTGAGGTGACCGAGTCCGCACTGCAGCAGAAGATGCTGGATCTGGAGAATGAAAAG GAGCTGTTCAGCAAGCAGAAGGGCtacctggatgaggagctggaCTTCAGGAAGCAGTCCTTGGACCAGGCGCACAAG CAAATTCTGGAATTAGAAGCCATGCTCTATGATGCCCTGCAGCAAGAAGCTGGAGCCAAAATTTCCGAACTTCTttcagaagaggagaaagagaaactgaagagcGCAGTAGAGCAGTGGAAGCGCCAGGTGATGAGCGAGCTGCGGGAGAGGGATGCCCAAATCCTGCGCGAGCGCATGGAGCTCGTCCAGCATGCCCAGCAG AGAATTAAAGAGCTAGAAGAAAGAATTGAAGGccaaaaaagacaaataaaagagTTAGAGGAAAAG ccTACTGATGAAACTGGAATTTCTTCTACTGTTGCTAACTGGAAGATGGCATTGGTTGccaagacagaaaaagagacaTTGCAATGTCAAGAAACCCAAATATATCTTGTATTTtgctgctggagatggaggAGCAAGCCTTATGACCCTTTCAGACTGAAGATGAACCAGGCTGCGTGGGAACTTCTGCACAGGTGGGGTCTGCACCGCTGA
- the JAKMIP3 gene encoding janus kinase and microtubule-interacting protein 3 isoform X8 produces the protein MSRRGSSRARPDALAALQAANEELRAKLTDIQIELQQEKSKVSKLEREKNQEVKQIKEHEQHKSTVVVTELKVKLHEEKMKELQAVREALLRQHEAELLRVIKIKDNEIQRLQALLTAVRDGAPDKVKTVLLTEAKEEAKRGFEVEKIKMQQEISELKGAKKQVEEALTMVIQADKIKAAEIRSVYHLHQEEITRIKRECEREIRRLEQQLDEKDARRFQLKIAELSAIIRKLEDRNALLSEERNELLKRLREAESQYKPILDKNKRLSRKNEELSHALRRMENKLKFVTQENIAMRQRAGAMRRPSSLNDLDHSQEEREVDLLRLQIIEQQNIIDELSKTLETAGYVKSVMERDKLLRYRKQRKKMTRIPKKPVVETFFGYDEEASLESDGSSISYQTDRTDQTPCTPEDDLEEGMAKEETELRFRQLTMEYQALQRAYALLQEQVGGTLDAEREVKTREQLQAEIHRSQAQIEDLEKALAEQGQDMKWIEEKQALYRRNQELVEKIKQMEAEEARLKHDVQDVKDQNELLEFRILELEERERRSPAINFHHVPFTEGKSPLQVYCEAEGVTDIVVAELMKKLDILGDNAVSNLTNEEQVVVIQARTVLTLAEKWLQQIEVTESALQQKMLDLENEKELFSKQKGYLDEELDFRKQSLDQAHKQILELEAMLYDALQQEAGAKISELLSEEEKEKLKSAVEQWKRQVMSELRERDAQILRERMELVQHAQQRIKELEERIEGQKRQIKELEEKPTDETGISSTVANWKMALVAKTEKETLQCQETQIYLVFCCWRWRSKPYDPFRLKMNQAAWELLHRWGLHR, from the exons ATGTCGAGGAGGGGCAGCAGCCGCGCCAGGCCCGACGCCTTGGCTGCCCTGCAGGCCGCCAACGAGGAGCTGCGGGCCAAGCTCACCGACATCCAGATCGAGCTCCAGCAGGAGAAGAGCAAG GTCAGCAAGttggagagagagaagaatcAGGAGGTGAAGCAAATCAAAGAGCACGAACAGCACAAAAGCACAGTGGTGGTCACAGAGCTCAAAGTCAAACTTCACgaagagaaaatgaaggagCTCCAAGCTGTTCGGGAAGCGCTTCTGAGACAGCACGAGGCCGAACTGCTTAgagtaataaaaattaaagataacGAAATCCAGAGACTCCAGGCCCTGCTGACTGCTGTGCGCGACGGGGCTCCTGACAAGGTGAAAACCGTGCTGCTCACAGAGGCCAAGGAGGAGGCCAAGAGGGGCTTTGAggtagagaaaataaaaatgcagcaggaaATTTCGGAACTTAAGGGGGCCAAGAAACAAGTGGAGGAGGCTCTGACTATGGTCATCCAAGCTGACAAAATTAAAGCCGCAGAGATAAGGAGTGTGTATCACCTGCACCAAGAGGAAATCACCAGAATTAAGAGGGAGTGTGAGAGAGAAATTCGCAGGCTG GAACAGCAGTTGGATGAAAAGGATGCCCGGCGCTTCCAACTGAAAATCGCCGAGCTGAGCGCGATCATCAGGAAGCTGGAGGACCGCAATGCGCTGCTGTCGGAGGAGAGGAACGAGCTG ttaaaacGTCTCAGAGAAGCTGAAAGTCAGTACAAGCCCATCCTGGACAAAAACAAACGCCTCAGCAGGAAGAATGAAGAGCTGTCACACGCCTTACGTcgaatggaaaataaattaaaatttgtaACACAGGAAAACATAGCAATG AGGCAAAGAGCAGGAGCGATGCGGAGACCGAGCTCCTTAAATGACCTCGACCACAGccaggaagaaagagaagtggATCTCCTGAGACTACAAATCATCGAACAGCAGAATATCATTGATGAGCTCTCCAAG accCTGGAAACTGCTGGCTATGTGAAGAGTGTCATG GAACGTGATAAGCTGTTAAGGTataggaagcaaagaaaaaaaatgacaagaatTCCTAAg AAGCCGGTGGTGGAGACGTTTTTCGGCTATGATGAAGAAGCCTCCTTGGAGTCTGATGGTTCCTCTATCTCATATCAAACGGATCGGACGGACCAGACCCCGTGCACCCCTGAAGATGACCTGGAAGAG GGCATGGCCAAAGAAGAGACAGAACTGCGGTTCCGGCAGCTGACGATGGAGTACCAGGCTCTGCAGCGCGCATACGCCCTATTGCAGGAACAGGTCGGAGGAACATTGGATGCAGAGCGAGAAGTTAAG ACACGTGAGCAGCTCCAAGCAGAGATACACCGATCCCAGGCTCAGATAGAGGACCTGGAAAAGGCCCTGGCGGAGCAGGGGCAG GACATGAAGTGGATTGAGGAGAAGCAAGCACTGTACAGAAGGAACCAGGAACTTGTGGAAAAG ataaaacaaatggaagcaGAGGAGGCTCGCCTGAAGCACGATGTGCAGGATGTCAAAGACCAGAACGAGCTCCTGGAGTTCAGGATCCTGGAGCTGGAG gagagagaaagaagatcGCCTGCTATCAACTTCCACCACGTTCCCTTCACGGAGGGGAAAAGCCCTCTCCAGGTTTACTGCGAGGCAGAAGGTGTCACA GACATAGTAGTGGCAGAGCTGATGAAAAAATTGGACATTTTAGGGGATAACGCCGTAAGT AACCTGACCAACGAGGAGCAAGTGGTTGTCATACAAGCAAGGACAGTTCTCACGTTGGCTGAAAAG TGGCTCCAGCAGATTGAGGTGACCGAGTCCGCACTGCAGCAGAAGATGCTGGATCTGGAGAATGAAAAG GAGCTGTTCAGCAAGCAGAAGGGCtacctggatgaggagctggaCTTCAGGAAGCAGTCCTTGGACCAGGCGCACAAG CAAATTCTGGAATTAGAAGCCATGCTCTATGATGCCCTGCAGCAAGAAGCTGGAGCCAAAATTTCCGAACTTCTttcagaagaggagaaagagaaactgaagagcGCAGTAGAGCAGTGGAAGCGCCAGGTGATGAGCGAGCTGCGGGAGAGGGATGCCCAAATCCTGCGCGAGCGCATGGAGCTCGTCCAGCATGCCCAGCAG AGAATTAAAGAGCTAGAAGAAAGAATTGAAGGccaaaaaagacaaataaaagagTTAGAGGAAAAG ccTACTGATGAAACTGGAATTTCTTCTACTGTTGCTAACTGGAAGATGGCATTGGTTGccaagacagaaaaagagacaTTGCAATGTCAAGAAACCCAAATATATCTTGTATTTtgctgctggagatggaggAGCAAGCCTTATGACCCTTTCAGACTGAAGATGAACCAGGCTGCGTGGGAACTTCTGCACAGGTGGGGTCTGCACCGCTGA